ACCGGCAGCTGGTGCACGAGGTGACCGAGGCCTTTGCCGGCATCTCCCGAGAAGTGCTGGCCATCCAGGAGCTGCTCAGGGACACCCACGGGCGGCCCGACCTCGCCCAGCACGTGGCCCACCTGCAAGACCAGGAGCAGCAGCGACTGGAGCTGGTCAGCCTCTGCCCCAGCCAGCCCGTCACTGTCATGGGGCCCTCACTCTCCCCAGACTCGGGTGGGGGAGGGGCCAGGCGCTGATGGGGGAGTGACCTCGGGCCCAAACTCAGGGAGCCTGCGCTCTCCCCCAGACAGCCGCTCTACAGCTGGCCCGGCAGAAGGCCCAAGAGGAGCCGGGGGCCGCAGCCCCCCGAGAGGAGGTTCAGGAGCTGCGCCAGAGGTGGGGGCCGACCTGCGCCGGCCTAGGCAGAGGAGCCACAAGGGGGGGTCCTGGGAGAGGCCCCCAAATGCTCCCGAGGCCACAGgctctcaccccccccccttgCCTCTGCCTTTCCCCTAATGCACACGGGCACACGCCCCAGACACAGGCACTcccccccctgcccccctcccttACACAGGGGCACACACCCTCCCTTGGGGCTCCCTGCTTTCTTTGTGTCTTCCTGTCCATGCCCTCCgagtcccttccttcctttccccagcgTTCCTGCGCCTCTTCTGGGTCTCCCTCCTCACATCTCACATGCCACTGACTTGGGGGGCCCGGCCAGGGCGCCCTTTGGGCAATGCCCTCCCCAGAGCCGTGGAGCGGGCGCTCAGCACCCCCCTCCCCCGGGGCCCCTGCGAGGACCCAGGAAGACCCCAGCGGCCCGGGGTGGCGTGGGCGGGCCTGCTTAGCTACCAACCACCCTGCAGAGGGCTCGGTCGCCTTCTCTGGGCCGAGCATTTCATAAACAGGCCTTCTTGAGCTGCACGGTCGGGATAATTCGATCCATCTGGATCTTATTTATAGTTTCCATCCGCTCTTGTAGGATAATTAAAACCATGGAGGTAATCAGTGAGATTGTCCAGGACCTGAAGTATGATTCGGAAGAGGCTGAGTGATGTTTGGCCCCGAGGGAGATGGGAAACGCTAGGAGGAGAGGCGCCCGCCCGCCCACCGC
This sequence is a window from Monodelphis domestica isolate mMonDom1 chromosome 3, mMonDom1.pri, whole genome shotgun sequence. Protein-coding genes within it:
- the REX1BD gene encoding required for excision 1-B domain-containing protein, giving the protein MGPAMPGASAEVEAPVAPSGGAGSPGPEEPARAGSHAHVRDLLLQLQDLQAERSEAFGLLDQGHRAYLSSGPHYDFPRYRQLVHEVTEAFAGISREVLAIQELLRDTHGRPDLAQHVAHLQDQEQQRLELTAALQLARQKAQEEPGAAAPREEVQELRQRIIKTMEVISEIVQDLKYDSEEAE